A portion of the Punica granatum isolate Tunisia-2019 chromosome 7, ASM765513v2, whole genome shotgun sequence genome contains these proteins:
- the LOC116214145 gene encoding dihydroflavonol 4-reductase-like isoform X1, with protein sequence MGSEAETVCVTGAAGFIGSWLVMRLLEHGYTVRATVRDPNNMKKVKHLLDLPNSKTHLTLWRADLNEEGSFDAPIQGCTGVFHVATPMDFESKDPENEVIKPTIEGMLSIMKSCAKAKVRRVIFTSSAGTVDVQPVQRPIYDETSWSDLEFVRATKMTGWMYFVSKTLAEQAAWKFSAENNLDFISIIPTLVVGPFLMSSFPPSLITALSPITGNEAHYGIIRQGQFVHLDDLCMAHIFLYKHPNAKGRYICSSHEENITGIAKLLREKYPEHNIPARFEGVDENTEKVSFSSKKLRDLGFEFKYSLEDMFVGAVECCREKGLLPLSHEKKRQELVNGRN encoded by the exons ATGGGGTCGGAAGCTGAGACTGTGTGCGTCACCGGAGCGGCTGGCTTCATCGGGTCATGGCTCGTGATGAGGCTCCTCGAGCACGGCTACACTGTCCGGGCCACCGTACGGGACCCCA ATAATATGAAGAAGGTGAAGCATTTGCTGGACTTGCCTAATTCAAAGACACACCTCACTCTGTGGAGGGCCGACCTCAACGAAGAGGGAAGCTTCGACGCGCCAATCCAAGGGTGCACCGGCGTGTTCCATGTCGCTACCCCGATGGACTTTGAATCCAAGGACCCCGag AATGAAGTTATCAAGCCAACGATCGAAGGGATGTTGAGCATCATGAAGTCGTGTGCGAAGGCGAAGGTGAGGAGAGTGATCTTCACGTCCTCTGCTGGGACTGTCGACGTTCAACCCGTCCAGAGGCCCATATACGACGAGACCTCTTGGAGTGACCTCGAGTTCGTCCGGGCCACCAAGATGACTGGTTGG ATGTACTTTGTGTCCAAGACACTGGCAGAGCAAGCTGCCTGGAAATTCAGCGCAGAGAACAACCTCGATTTCATCAGTATCATCCCGACTCTCGTGGTCGGCCCGTTCCTCATGTCCTCTTTCCCTCCGAGCCTCATCACTGCTCTCTCCCCGATCACAG GTAATGAAGCTCATTACGGGATCATAAGGCAGGGCCAGTTCGTCCACCTGGACGACCTCTGCATGGCCCACATATTCCTGTACAAGCACCCGAATGCCAAGGGCCGGTACATCTGCTCATCGCACGAAGAGAACATCACCGGCATCGCAAAGCTCCTAAGGGAGAAGTACCCCGAGCATAATATCCCAGCAAG GTTCGAAGGGGTCGATGAGAACACAGAGAAGGTGTCGTTCTCCTCAAAGAAGCTGAGGGACTTGGGGTTTGAGTTCAAGTACAGCTTGGAGGACATGTTCGTCGGGGCTGTGGAGTGTTGCAGGGAGAAGGGGCTTCTCCCTTTGTCCCACGAGAAGAAGCGACAAGAACTCGTTAATGGCCGCAATTAA
- the LOC116214145 gene encoding bifunctional dihydroflavonol 4-reductase/flavanone 4-reductase-like isoform X2, with translation MGSEAETVCVTGAAGFIGSWLVMRLLEHGYTVRATVRDPNNMKKVKHLLDLPNSKTHLTLWRADLNEEGSFDAPIQGCTGVFHVATPMDFESKDPENEVIKPTIEGMLSIMKSCAKAKVRRVIFTSSAGTVDVQPVQRPIYDETSWSDLEFVRATKMTGWMYFVSKTLAEQAAWKFSAENNLDFISIIPTLVVGPFLMSSFPPSLITALSPITGNEAHYGIIRQGQFVHLDDLCMAHIFLYKHPNAKGRYICSSHEENITGIAKLLREKYPEHNIPAR, from the exons ATGGGGTCGGAAGCTGAGACTGTGTGCGTCACCGGAGCGGCTGGCTTCATCGGGTCATGGCTCGTGATGAGGCTCCTCGAGCACGGCTACACTGTCCGGGCCACCGTACGGGACCCCA ATAATATGAAGAAGGTGAAGCATTTGCTGGACTTGCCTAATTCAAAGACACACCTCACTCTGTGGAGGGCCGACCTCAACGAAGAGGGAAGCTTCGACGCGCCAATCCAAGGGTGCACCGGCGTGTTCCATGTCGCTACCCCGATGGACTTTGAATCCAAGGACCCCGag AATGAAGTTATCAAGCCAACGATCGAAGGGATGTTGAGCATCATGAAGTCGTGTGCGAAGGCGAAGGTGAGGAGAGTGATCTTCACGTCCTCTGCTGGGACTGTCGACGTTCAACCCGTCCAGAGGCCCATATACGACGAGACCTCTTGGAGTGACCTCGAGTTCGTCCGGGCCACCAAGATGACTGGTTGG ATGTACTTTGTGTCCAAGACACTGGCAGAGCAAGCTGCCTGGAAATTCAGCGCAGAGAACAACCTCGATTTCATCAGTATCATCCCGACTCTCGTGGTCGGCCCGTTCCTCATGTCCTCTTTCCCTCCGAGCCTCATCACTGCTCTCTCCCCGATCACAG GTAATGAAGCTCATTACGGGATCATAAGGCAGGGCCAGTTCGTCCACCTGGACGACCTCTGCATGGCCCACATATTCCTGTACAAGCACCCGAATGCCAAGGGCCGGTACATCTGCTCATCGCACGAAGAGAACATCACCGGCATCGCAAAGCTCCTAAGGGAGAAGTACCCCGAGCATAATATCCCAGCAAG ATGA
- the LOC116215495 gene encoding bifunctional dihydroflavonol 4-reductase/flavanone 4-reductase-like produces the protein MGSQAEIVCVTGAAGFIGSWLVMRLLERGYTVRATVRDPNNMKKVKHLQDLPNAKTHLSLWRADLNEAGSFDEPIQGCTGVFHVATPMDFESKDPENEVIKPTIEGMLSIMKSCVKAKVRRLVFTSSAGTVNVQPVQRPVHDETSWSDLDFVWATKMTGWMYFVSKTMAERAAWKFAEENNLDFISIIPTLVVGPFLMPSFPPSLITALSPITRNEAHYGIIRQGQFVHLDDLCMSHIFLYEHPEAKGRYICSSHDENITGIAKLLREKYPEYDIPTKFEGVDENTEKVSFSSKKLRDLGFEFKHNLEDMFVGAVECCREKGLLPLSHEKKQKEQVMNGSN, from the exons ATGGGGTCGCAAGCCGAGATCGTGTGTGTCACCGGAGCAGCCGGCTTCATCGGATCGTGGCTCGTGATGAGGCTCCTCGAGCGTGGCTACACTGTCCGGGCCACCGTGAGGGACCCCA ATAATATGAAGAAAGTGAAGCATTTGCAGGACTTGCCTAATGCAAAGACGCACCTTAGCCTGTGGAGGGCCGATCTCAACGAAGCGGGAAGCTTCGATGAGCCAATCCAAGGGTGCACTGGCGTGTTCCACGTCGCGACCCCCATGGACTTTGAATCCAAGGACCCTgag AATGAAGTGATCAAGCCAACGATCGAAGGGATGCTCAGTATAATGAAGTCGTGTGTGAAGGCGAAGGTGAGGAGACTGGTCTTCACGTCTTCCGCCGGGACTGTCAATGTTCAACCCGTCCAGAGACCTGTCCACGACGAGACCTCATGGAGTGACCTCGACTTCGTCTGGGCGACCAAGATGACCGGTTGG ATGTACTTTGTGTCCAAGACAATGGCAGAGCGAGCTGCCTGGAAATTCGCCGAAGAGAACAACCTTGATTTCATCAGTATCATACCGACCCTCGTGGTCGGCCCGTTCCTCATGCCTTCTTTCCCTCCGAGCCTCATCACCGCGCTTTCCCCGATCACGA GGAACGAAGCTCACTACGGGATCATAAGGCAGGGCCAGTTCGTTCACCTGGACGACCTATGCATGTCCCACATATTCCTGTACGAGCACCCAGAGGCCAAGGGCCGGTACATCTGCTCATCGCACGATGAGAACATCACCGGCATCGCAAAGCTCCTAAGGGAGAAGTACCCCGAGTATGACATCCCAACAAA GTTCGAAGGGGTCGATGAGAACACAGAGAAGGTGTCGTTCTCTTCGAAGAAGCTAAGGGACTTGGGGTTCGAGTTCAAGCACAACTTGGAGGACATGTTCGTCGGGGCTGTGGAGTGTTGCAGGGAGAAGGGGCTTCTCCCTCTTTCCCATGAGAAGAAGCAGAAAGAACAAGTCATGAATGGCagcaattaa